The proteins below are encoded in one region of Candidatus Nezhaarchaeales archaeon:
- a CDS encoding THUMP domain-containing protein: MKWWLLLSFNIIVSTLRNRENEAISELWYLFREIGDESISARRAVVPGLLLVKTSLNPFEAVHKLEERAKERPWDFRYVLKLTPIQVVVPTSLNEISTEAVKLANKSIALNESFKISINKRATQLKSEEIIGSIASNVNRKVNLTNPDKVILVEVVGPETGISVLKPSDIVSIVKLIGRGF, from the coding sequence TTGAAATGGTGGCTACTATTGAGCTTCAATATAATAGTTTCAACATTGCGTAACCGTGAAAATGAGGCTATTAGCGAGCTATGGTACCTTTTCCGTGAAATAGGAGATGAAAGTATTTCCGCTAGACGCGCCGTGGTTCCAGGGCTCTTACTAGTTAAGACATCGCTAAACCCTTTCGAAGCCGTCCATAAGCTGGAGGAAAGAGCTAAAGAGAGGCCTTGGGATTTCCGTTACGTATTAAAACTAACCCCCATACAAGTCGTAGTACCAACATCCCTAAATGAAATCTCAACCGAAGCGGTAAAACTAGCTAATAAAAGTATAGCCTTAAATGAAAGTTTTAAAATCTCCATAAACAAGAGGGCCACCCAGCTTAAAAGCGAAGAGATCATAGGTTCAATCGCCTCGAACGTTAATCGTAAGGTTAACCTAACAAACCCAGATAAGGTAATATTGGTGGAAGTAGTAGGCCCCGAAACCGGGATATCAGTTCTAAAACCCTCGGATATAGTATCTATTGTTAAGCTAATTGGAAGGGGATTTTAA